One part of the Lycium ferocissimum isolate CSIRO_LF1 chromosome 8, AGI_CSIRO_Lferr_CH_V1, whole genome shotgun sequence genome encodes these proteins:
- the LOC132068715 gene encoding uncharacterized protein LOC132068715: MATNGAPLANTDTKTSLEKIKRQLASGSGRNLLQGPLLKRSETLRKWNERWVILDPTTGKMEYKAKRNEPTIKGTIIFDANSTISLSPVNFHGLPKYDGCCFYIGTPQKKDYFLCAETPGAARAWVSTLHATQLVLKAHKEAVNSLSGNGSTKLGTVATVVAAANSTALEASKEVEAALQIAMRNALGTMMSRTTDGPMDDLSVMKETLRVKDEELQNLSREIRARDSTIKDLANKLSETAEAAEAAASAAQTMNEQRKIACAEVERLKGDSEKQLESSKSKLREFEEKFTTLSKEMDQLIKQRDSAIQEAHLWRSELGKAREQAVILEGAVVRAEEKVRVTEADAEARIREAAQREAATAKEKQELLAYVNMLQAQLTRQQVDMNQVFEKTESCSSSINNFPQTKHVDLSEENVDKACLSVSRAVDPVPPENVVDLAVDQTDHQPIGHGEWSDIQQTESRIADVREVASETERSNSLDIPVVTSPSNMHQDQGHNSDQP; this comes from the exons CTGAGGAAGTGGAACGAGAGATGGGTGATATTGGATCCAACAACTGGAAAAATGGAATACAA GGCTAAGAGGAATGAGCCAACAATCAAGGGTACCATAATATTCGATGCCAATAGCACGATATCCTTATCTCCTGTAAACTTCCA TGGACTGCCAAAATATGATGGCTGCTGTTTTT ATATTGGCACTCCACAAAAGAAAGACTACTTCCTATGCGCAGAAACCCCTGGTGCAGCTAGGGCTTGGGTATCTACGTTGCA TGCAACACAGCTCGTCTTAAAGGCTCACAAAGAGGCTGTGAACTCATTAAGTGGAAATGGGTCAACAAAATTGGGAACAGTGGCCACTGTAGTCGCGGCAGCTAATTCAACTGCTCTTGAAGCTTCGAAGGAAGTTGAGGCAGCGCTGCAGATTGCGATGCGAAATGCGTTAGGAACAATGATGAGCCGCACAACTGATGGCCCAATGGATGACCTGTCAGTAATGAAG GAGACACTGAGAGTTAAGGATGAAGAGTTGCAAAATCTGTCCAGGGAAATACGTGCAAGGGATTCCACGATTAAAGACTTAGCAAATAAACTATCTGAAACTGCCGAAGCCGCAGAGGCTGCTGCATCTGCAGCTCAAACTATGAATGAGCAAAGGAAAATTGCTTGTGCCGAGGTTGAGCGCTTAAAGGGAGATTCAGAAAAGCAACTGGAATCATCTAAGTCCAAG CTAAGGGAGTTCGAAGAAAAGTTTACGACCCTGAGTAAGGAAATGGATCAACTGATAAAGCAGAGAGATTCAGCAATTCAAGAAGCACATTTATGGCGTTCCGAGCTCGGAAAAGCTAGAGAACAGGCAGTAATACTGGAAGGGGCTGTTGTTCGGGCGGAAGAAAAGGTCAGAGTAACGGAGGCTGATGCGGAAGCTAGAATAAGAGAAGCCGCACAAAGAGAGGCTGCTACTGCAAAGGAGAAGCAAGAACTGCTGGCATATGTGAATATGTTGCAAGCACAATTAACAAG GCAGCAGGTAGATATGAATCAAGTGTTTGAAAAGACGGAGTCTTGCTCAAGTAGTATTAATAACTTTCCACAAACCAAGCATGTGGATTTATCAGAAGAGAACGTGGACAAAGCATGTCTAAGCGTTTCTAGGGCAGTCGATCCTGTGCCTCCAGAGAATGTAGTTGATCTAGCAGTAGATCAAACGGACCATCAGCCGATTGGACATGGTGAGTGGAGTGATATTCAACAAACGGAGTCTAGAATAGCTGATGTAAGAGAGGTAGCATCTGAAACAGAAAGGAGCAACAGCTTAGACATACCAGTAGTCACATCACCTTCAAACATGCATCAGGATCAAGGGCATAACTCTGATCAGCCTTAG